Proteins encoded within one genomic window of Methanosarcina barkeri str. Wiesmoor:
- a CDS encoding MFS transporter, with protein MADESEKMTAEQKNLYSRFLFIWFGQFISVIGTGLTVFSLGVYVYQQTNTASSYVFILMCVFLPPFLLKPYGGILADRYDRRLMMILGDLGATLGLLFIFFMMLKGNIQLWQIYLGIATSSVFSAFQEPAYKALITDLLPEAQYARASGLVQLASSAQYLISPFLAGILLTIIDIKFIFLIDTTTLLISSSIVIWIRNISGKVKIDQHKQNIIADLKEGMKEFSNNRGVVNLVIITMITLFFVGLLQSLFIPLLLSLTTVKTAGISQSICASGILIGSLFIGVFGSKNRYVKTLSISLFLSGIFFANLGISKNILFVTLAGFMFFATLPFINTSIEVLIRKNIDNKKQGRVWSLISMITYLGSIMAFAVAGFLADKIFNPLLEVDGLMVETAGFITGTGENRGIAFMFIISGLMISMIALLIWQNKKIKRLEYVESQDSGIDLSFQPG; from the coding sequence ATGGCAGATGAATCCGAAAAAATGACGGCTGAACAAAAAAATCTTTATTCCAGATTCCTTTTTATCTGGTTTGGACAATTTATCTCAGTAATAGGTACTGGGCTTACTGTTTTCTCCTTAGGGGTATACGTATATCAGCAAACAAATACTGCTTCTAGCTATGTTTTTATACTAATGTGTGTCTTTTTACCACCCTTTCTGCTAAAGCCTTATGGAGGGATACTGGCAGACCGTTATGACAGACGTTTAATGATGATCTTAGGAGACTTAGGAGCAACCCTTGGGCTTCTTTTCATATTTTTTATGATGCTAAAAGGAAACATTCAACTCTGGCAAATTTACCTTGGGATTGCAACAAGTTCTGTTTTTTCGGCTTTTCAGGAACCAGCCTATAAAGCTTTAATTACTGACCTCTTACCTGAAGCTCAATATGCCAGAGCAAGTGGGCTGGTGCAGTTAGCAAGTTCTGCTCAATATTTAATTTCTCCTTTTTTAGCCGGAATTTTGTTAACAATAATTGATATTAAATTTATATTTTTAATCGATACTACAACTCTCTTAATTTCCAGTTCTATTGTCATCTGGATAAGAAATATTTCAGGCAAGGTAAAAATAGACCAGCATAAACAAAACATTATAGCGGACCTTAAAGAGGGAATGAAAGAGTTCTCTAATAATAGAGGCGTAGTTAATCTGGTTATTATTACCATGATCACACTTTTTTTTGTCGGATTGCTTCAGTCTCTTTTTATTCCACTGCTGCTGAGCTTAACAACAGTAAAAACAGCAGGGATCTCTCAATCAATATGTGCTTCAGGCATACTAATCGGAAGCCTGTTTATTGGAGTATTTGGCAGCAAGAACAGGTATGTAAAAACATTATCTATCTCTTTGTTTCTGTCAGGTATATTCTTTGCAAATCTAGGAATTTCAAAAAATATCCTATTTGTTACTCTAGCAGGATTCATGTTTTTTGCCACTTTGCCTTTTATTAACACCTCTATTGAGGTCTTAATTAGAAAAAACATTGACAATAAAAAACAGGGGCGTGTATGGTCTCTCATTTCCATGATTACTTATCTTGGCTCCATAATGGCTTTTGCAGTTGCAGGTTTCTTAGCAGATAAAATTTTCAATCCTCTTTTAGAAGTGGATGGTCTAATGGTTGAAACGGCAGGTTTTATCACTGGAACCGGGGAAAACAGGGGAATTGCCTTTATGTTTATAATCTCCGGATTAATGATCTCTATGATTGCTTTATTGATCTGGCAAAACAAGAAAATAAAAAGATTAGAATATGTTGAAAGTCAGGATTCTGGCATAGACTTATCCTTTCAGCCAGGCTGA
- the mmrce1 gene encoding MmRce1 family CPBP family CAAX prenyl protease: MIPNYRYKPRVFFAATFILTYAFLFAAAYLSFQDENDGLYMILILLALMVPFLISFFMIFASKNSDLKKNFINRLINLRLIRPKMLPVFFLVMPLTVLVSIFISLLFGGSVSQFQLVDGFSFSTGAVPTLFFLMLTACFEELGWRGYAFDSLQSRYTYFMASIVFGILWSLWHFPLIFVNNFYPYNILHENIWYAVNFFVGIIPMGVLISWICIKNRKSIPAAILFHFIVNICQEALNVTQTTKCIETLVITVVVVVIIVLDKEMFFSKVSPVPETKNLAPETQNPASEAH; this comes from the coding sequence ATGATCCCTAACTACAGATACAAACCCAGGGTCTTTTTTGCTGCGACCTTTATCTTAACTTATGCTTTCTTGTTTGCAGCAGCATATCTAAGTTTTCAGGACGAAAATGATGGACTTTATATGATATTAATACTTCTTGCACTGATGGTGCCTTTTCTAATCTCATTTTTTATGATTTTTGCTTCAAAAAATTCAGATTTAAAAAAGAATTTTATTAACAGGCTTATCAACCTTAGGCTAATAAGGCCAAAAATGCTTCCAGTATTTTTCTTGGTAATGCCTCTAACTGTTCTCGTATCTATTTTTATTTCACTTCTGTTTGGAGGATCAGTTTCGCAGTTTCAACTTGTTGATGGTTTCTCTTTCTCGACAGGGGCTGTACCTACGTTGTTTTTTCTTATGCTTACTGCATGTTTTGAAGAGCTTGGGTGGAGAGGATATGCATTTGATAGTCTGCAGAGCCGGTACACCTACTTCATGGCATCAATAGTTTTCGGCATACTATGGTCGCTCTGGCACTTTCCTCTTATATTTGTCAACAACTTCTATCCGTATAACATTCTTCATGAAAACATATGGTATGCAGTGAATTTTTTTGTCGGCATTATCCCTATGGGAGTATTAATCAGCTGGATATGCATTAAAAATAGAAAAAGTATTCCTGCAGCAATTCTCTTTCACTTTATTGTAAATATTTGCCAGGAGGCACTGAATGTGACTCAGACGACCAAGTGCATTGAGACTCTGGTTATTACTGTAGTTGTCGTTGTTATTATTGTATTAGACAAAGAGATGTTTTTTTCAAAAGTAAGCCCTGTTCCTGAGACTAAAAATCTCGCTCCTGAAACTCAAAATCCTGCTTCTGAGGCTCACTAA
- a CDS encoding nitrilase-related carbon-nitrogen hydrolase — MKVACIQMDVLHCRKQENLEKALHMALKAVRKGAELIVLPEVFSTGFCYEHFDHAAETLPSPLLENLACFSEANDCIIMGSVIEKVALEETSDSGTPADSENSTLSNSSNSPFYYNLGFCFESGTLAGSYRKTHPFKTENNYFSKGDSIEPISLKKQNLKIGFEICYDLRFPEVARKLSLAGSDLLVTTAAFPNPRSEHWNILAKARAIENQIPHIACNRIGSAPDCSYFGNSMIIDAWGEVKADAGNKECLIVHDLDLSRKNEVRKMIPVFENQRIELYSEDLKII, encoded by the coding sequence ATGAAAGTTGCCTGTATACAGATGGACGTGCTGCATTGCAGAAAACAGGAAAACCTTGAAAAAGCTCTGCATATGGCTCTTAAAGCTGTAAGAAAAGGAGCCGAACTTATTGTTTTACCCGAGGTCTTCTCAACAGGGTTTTGCTACGAGCATTTTGACCATGCAGCAGAGACTTTGCCTTCTCCTCTCCTTGAAAACCTGGCCTGTTTTTCCGAGGCCAACGACTGTATTATCATGGGCTCAGTAATTGAAAAAGTCGCTTTGGAAGAGACTTCTGACAGTGGAACACCTGCGGATTCTGAAAATTCTACTCTTTCGAATTCCAGTAATTCCCCATTTTACTACAATCTCGGCTTTTGCTTTGAATCAGGAACTCTTGCAGGTAGTTACCGGAAAACTCACCCCTTCAAAACCGAAAACAATTATTTCTCAAAAGGCGACTCTATAGAGCCCATCTCTCTTAAAAAGCAAAACCTGAAAATCGGTTTTGAGATCTGCTATGACCTCCGCTTTCCCGAGGTTGCAAGAAAACTTTCCCTTGCCGGTTCTGACCTGCTTGTGACCACAGCTGCATTCCCCAATCCAAGGTCTGAACACTGGAATATTCTTGCAAAGGCAAGGGCGATTGAAAACCAGATCCCACATATTGCCTGCAACCGGATAGGTTCTGCTCCTGACTGCAGTTATTTCGGCAACTCCATGATAATCGACGCCTGGGGTGAGGTAAAAGCCGATGCCGGCAATAAAGAGTGCTTAATAGTGCATGACCTTGACCTGTCCAGGAAAAATGAAGTTCGTAAAATGATTCCCGTTTTTGAGAATCAGAGAATTGAGCTTTATTCTGAAGATCTAAAGATTATTTAA
- the tnpB gene encoding IS200/IS605 family element RNA-guided endonuclease TnpB, whose amino-acid sequence MMKAFKFRLYPTTTQSVQLNQHIGSCRFVYNWALDQKIKTYEQTGKSISRFDLNKKIPVLKASNEWLGKVNSQSLQGMTKQVESAFTRFFREKNGFPKFKSKKNPIQSFPIPQHYSVNFENNTVKLPKIEPIKAVLHRKFEGELKTATVSRFCKGNYYISILVEDGKELSAKQPFTESTTVGIDVGIKDFAILSTGEKISNPMYLKNSLKRLKVLQKRVSRKQKGSKNRAKAKKRVAVLHEKISNQRHDFQNKLSFKLISENQAIALETLNVKGMVKNHHLSQSISDSAWSSFVTKLEYKAAWFGKTTLRIGQFEPSSKLCNVCGYHNSDLTLKDREWTCPDCKTKHDRDINAAINIKKFVLIDQNLIGL is encoded by the coding sequence ATGATGAAAGCGTTCAAATTTAGACTCTATCCTACAACTACGCAGTCTGTTCAATTGAATCAGCATATAGGTAGCTGTAGATTTGTCTACAATTGGGCGTTGGATCAAAAAATTAAAACTTACGAACAAACAGGAAAATCTATTTCCAGATTTGACTTAAACAAAAAGATTCCTGTCTTGAAAGCTTCTAATGAATGGTTGGGAAAAGTAAACTCACAGTCATTACAAGGAATGACTAAGCAGGTAGAATCTGCTTTCACCAGATTTTTCAGAGAAAAGAATGGATTTCCTAAGTTTAAATCAAAGAAAAATCCAATTCAATCTTTTCCTATACCTCAACACTATTCTGTGAATTTTGAAAACAACACAGTTAAGCTTCCAAAAATCGAACCGATTAAAGCAGTTCTTCACCGAAAGTTTGAAGGCGAGCTTAAAACAGCTACAGTATCAAGGTTTTGTAAAGGGAATTACTACATTAGTATCCTTGTTGAAGACGGAAAAGAACTTTCAGCAAAGCAACCTTTCACAGAATCAACTACCGTAGGAATAGATGTAGGTATCAAAGATTTTGCTATACTCTCTACAGGTGAAAAAATATCGAATCCTATGTATCTTAAAAACTCCCTCAAGAGACTTAAAGTACTTCAGAAAAGAGTTTCAAGGAAACAAAAAGGTTCAAAGAACAGAGCAAAAGCCAAAAAGAGGGTTGCTGTACTCCATGAGAAAATAAGCAATCAGAGACATGATTTCCAGAACAAACTCTCTTTTAAACTTATAAGCGAAAACCAAGCTATAGCTCTGGAAACTCTGAACGTTAAAGGAATGGTTAAGAATCACCACTTATCACAGTCTATAAGTGATTCTGCATGGAGTAGCTTTGTTACAAAATTAGAATACAAAGCGGCATGGTTCGGAAAAACCACCCTGAGAATTGGACAGTTTGAGCCATCTTCTAAGCTTTGTAATGTCTGCGGATATCATAATTCAGATTTGACATTAAAAGATAGAGAATGGACTTGTCCAGACTGTAAAACAAAACATGATAGAGATATAAATGCCGCTATCAATATCAAGAAATTCGTTCTCATAGATCAAAATCTAATTGGGTTGTAA
- a CDS encoding MIP/aquaporin family protein — MTVPNLMKRALAELVGTYVLVFLGTGSVITTVLLMEGWEAFPGNQFYIGIDIAAWFAIGMSFAIAITSMIYAFGHISGTHINPAVSLALWATGRFPTKDLPAYIISQLIGASLASFTLVAILGMRAVDAGLGATSMFYGVGYGQAIFCEAVCTFFLMLTIMGTAVDRRAPPGFAGLAIGLVVAADVIVVGNITGSSLNPARTFGPYLAESLLGGANLWAQFPIYIIGPIAGALVAAFLYDFIAEPKKAD; from the coding sequence ATGACAGTACCAAACCTCATGAAACGTGCGCTTGCGGAACTAGTCGGGACTTATGTCCTGGTGTTCCTGGGTACGGGTTCGGTGATAACAACCGTACTTCTTATGGAGGGCTGGGAGGCTTTTCCCGGAAACCAGTTTTACATAGGGATTGACATTGCGGCCTGGTTTGCCATAGGAATGTCTTTTGCAATTGCAATCACCTCCATGATCTATGCTTTCGGCCACATTTCAGGTACCCACATCAACCCTGCGGTAAGTCTTGCTCTCTGGGCCACAGGCCGCTTTCCCACAAAAGACCTCCCTGCGTATATTATCTCCCAGCTTATAGGTGCAAGCCTTGCGTCCTTTACGCTTGTAGCGATTCTGGGAATGAGGGCTGTTGATGCAGGTCTAGGGGCCACGTCCATGTTCTACGGAGTCGGTTATGGGCAGGCAATCTTCTGCGAAGCTGTATGTACCTTTTTCCTTATGCTTACCATTATGGGTACAGCCGTGGACCGAAGGGCTCCCCCTGGATTTGCTGGGCTTGCAATAGGGCTTGTGGTAGCGGCGGATGTGATTGTTGTAGGCAACATTACAGGTTCTTCTCTGAACCCAGCCCGCACCTTCGGCCCTTATCTTGCTGAATCCTTGCTGGGTGGAGCTAACCTCTGGGCTCAGTTCCCGATTTATATCATAGGCCCCATAGCGGGAGCACTGGTTGCAGCGTTCCTTTATGATTTTATAGCTGAACCAAAAAAGGCAGATTAA
- a CDS encoding DUF2193 domain-containing protein: protein MVSEIRADIQEMYNKMADEAVGAQKAVVGVINKKRGTEFKVKDAKPYVDAVNKMKPVGGQCKEVFDLHIDSVNTHYETLTSLTDTVRPEDDPFVEHYQTPPILEILYEEDPAFHESVMKFVEEIGKSEALIGKESIRRYGGFYGPTCVVDFAFVPGSTSNVVNRILQKMDIPVEHKRTILSSKSWGMNTSYGVGAKFQTAIEDGKTPSEAIKEEIDMLKMVYESPVDAQVKLMEEAGHTSFDTRKYMETYKQRIRKTVKAAMNADVFYGNIVTVPAYGVGDVAHHISQSMYNMTKDDVVLAVINAVTDVLESTMNRAKGKFRDEYSPLTIGTDATAAAVTKILWMDGFTTMMVLDLLVKRFHNLVLTNPRRGAAAELHNVDFIDMIEKGERIIDHIPRGAGCVVQGVPIDLSPIERNEVLQNPQRYTYPSCAITVRFSALMRLADFPCLLTSEPVTATLMTNIIALHKQQAHSPARVCKFCSANYFDYKCNYCNWSEAV, encoded by the coding sequence ATGGTATCGGAAATTAGAGCTGACATTCAGGAAATGTATAATAAGATGGCAGATGAGGCTGTAGGTGCCCAGAAAGCTGTTGTGGGAGTAATTAATAAAAAGCGGGGCACTGAGTTCAAGGTAAAAGATGCAAAACCCTACGTAGATGCAGTAAACAAAATGAAGCCGGTCGGAGGGCAGTGTAAGGAGGTCTTCGACCTGCATATCGATTCTGTAAATACTCACTACGAAACTCTTACGAGCCTTACGGACACGGTCAGGCCTGAGGATGATCCTTTTGTAGAGCATTACCAGACACCTCCAATCCTAGAGATCCTCTATGAGGAGGACCCGGCTTTCCATGAATCGGTCATGAAGTTCGTGGAGGAAATTGGAAAATCCGAAGCCCTGATAGGAAAAGAATCAATTCGCCGGTACGGAGGCTTTTACGGCCCGACCTGTGTAGTAGACTTTGCCTTTGTGCCCGGAAGCACGAGTAATGTCGTAAATAGGATTCTCCAGAAGATGGACATCCCTGTGGAGCACAAGCGTACGATCCTGTCTTCAAAGTCCTGGGGGATGAACACCTCCTATGGCGTAGGGGCGAAGTTCCAGACTGCTATCGAAGATGGAAAAACTCCATCTGAAGCCATAAAAGAAGAAATTGATATGCTCAAGATGGTCTATGAGTCTCCGGTGGACGCACAGGTTAAGCTCATGGAAGAAGCAGGGCATACGTCCTTTGATACCAGGAAGTATATGGAGACATATAAGCAGAGGATACGGAAAACCGTGAAGGCTGCTATGAATGCCGATGTTTTCTATGGTAATATTGTGACAGTACCTGCTTATGGAGTAGGTGACGTAGCCCACCACATTTCCCAGTCCATGTACAATATGACAAAAGACGACGTCGTGCTGGCAGTTATCAATGCTGTCACAGACGTCCTTGAAAGTACCATGAACCGGGCAAAAGGTAAGTTCAGGGACGAATACTCACCCTTGACCATCGGTACGGACGCAACAGCCGCTGCAGTCACCAAAATCCTCTGGATGGACGGATTTACCACCATGATGGTGCTTGACCTGCTGGTCAAACGCTTCCACAATCTTGTGCTGACCAACCCAAGGCGCGGGGCAGCAGCTGAGCTGCATAACGTGGATTTCATTGACATGATTGAAAAGGGTGAACGAATCATTGACCATATTCCAAGGGGGGCCGGGTGCGTTGTACAGGGTGTGCCTATTGACCTGAGCCCTATTGAAAGGAACGAGGTCCTGCAAAATCCTCAGCGTTACACCTATCCGTCCTGTGCAATCACTGTCCGTTTCTCGGCTCTCATGCGCCTGGCTGATTTCCCCTGCCTCCTGACAAGTGAGCCTGTGACTGCAACGCTTATGACAAATATCATCGCACTGCACAAGCAGCAGGCACATTCTCCGGCAAGGGTTTGCAAGTTCTGTTCGGCGAACTATTTTGACTACAAGTGCAACTACTGCAACTGGTCAGAGGCAGTGTAA
- a CDS encoding pyruvoyl-dependent arginine decarboxylase, with amino-acid sequence MITKLIPRKVFFTSGVGTHPENLESFEVALRDAGIEKFNLVTVSSILPPECEIVSRKEGLEELSPGEIVFCVMSRISSNEPRRTLSTSVGCALPQSINRHGYISEYHAYGETAQDVGEHSEKLARSMYSTWTNESPLRTLSFPRSSSVDEHGNWMTVISAAVFTI; translated from the coding sequence ATGATTACAAAATTAATTCCTAGAAAAGTATTTTTTACAAGTGGAGTTGGCACACACCCTGAAAATCTTGAATCATTTGAAGTTGCACTCAGGGATGCAGGTATTGAGAAATTTAATCTTGTAACTGTAAGTTCTATCCTGCCCCCTGAATGTGAGATTGTATCCAGAAAGGAAGGGCTTGAAGAGTTAAGTCCCGGAGAGATTGTATTTTGCGTAATGTCCAGGATTTCTTCCAATGAACCAAGAAGGACGCTCAGTACATCGGTTGGTTGTGCACTCCCGCAAAGCATAAACAGGCACGGTTACATATCAGAATATCATGCCTATGGAGAAACCGCTCAGGACGTTGGGGAACATTCAGAGAAACTTGCAAGAAGCATGTACAGCACCTGGACAAATGAATCTCCTCTCAGGACACTCAGTTTTCCCAGGTCATCTTCTGTAGATGAACATGGAAACTGGATGACCGTGATATCCGCAGCAGTCTTCACTATCTGA
- a CDS encoding deoxyhypusine synthase: protein MHLNVLTDNPTVPIDVKDRSISELMEGMLKTGFQGRKLAESVQAWHNMLKEKNVTVLMGLSGAMVPAGMRRVISYMIRERMIDCLVSTGANLFHDSHEALGKKHYVGSHLVDDEDLFEHGVDRIYDVFAVEEEFRTADNLIADFAEKIGEISCSSREFMYLLGKELERRGAAEDSIVVSAYRHNIPIFVPALSDSSIGIGLTIARRRGLKLDIDQIKDVDEVTQIVEKSGKTGVVYIGGGVPKNFIQQTEVIASILGIQTGGHDYAIQYTTDAPHWGGLSGCTFDEAVSWGKIAAQAKKVQVFVDATIALPIVAHALHEKCRELKRNAPIFNWEGPEGLDIDYRE, encoded by the coding sequence ATGCATCTTAATGTGCTCACAGATAACCCAACCGTTCCGATAGATGTAAAGGACAGGTCTATAAGCGAATTGATGGAAGGAATGCTTAAGACAGGCTTCCAGGGAAGAAAGCTGGCCGAATCTGTCCAGGCATGGCACAACATGCTAAAAGAAAAGAATGTGACCGTGCTTATGGGCCTGTCAGGAGCTATGGTCCCTGCTGGCATGCGTAGGGTTATTTCCTATATGATCCGGGAGAGGATGATAGACTGCCTTGTGAGCACAGGAGCAAATCTGTTCCATGATTCACACGAAGCTCTCGGCAAGAAACATTATGTGGGTTCACATCTGGTTGACGATGAAGACCTCTTTGAGCACGGCGTTGACAGGATCTATGACGTTTTTGCAGTTGAAGAGGAGTTCAGAACCGCGGATAACCTGATTGCAGATTTTGCAGAAAAAATTGGAGAAATTTCCTGTTCCTCAAGGGAATTCATGTACCTGCTCGGAAAAGAACTGGAAAGGCGCGGAGCGGCCGAGGATTCTATAGTCGTAAGTGCATACAGGCACAATATTCCCATCTTCGTTCCTGCACTTTCGGACAGTTCAATAGGAATCGGGCTAACCATTGCAAGAAGAAGAGGATTGAAACTTGATATTGACCAGATAAAAGACGTTGATGAGGTCACTCAGATTGTAGAAAAATCAGGGAAAACAGGAGTTGTCTACATTGGAGGTGGAGTCCCTAAGAATTTTATCCAGCAGACCGAAGTAATAGCTTCTATTCTTGGAATACAAACCGGAGGGCATGATTATGCAATTCAGTACACTACTGATGCTCCTCACTGGGGAGGACTTTCAGGCTGCACTTTCGATGAAGCCGTTTCCTGGGGAAAAATTGCAGCTCAGGCAAAAAAAGTGCAGGTCTTCGTGGATGCTACTATTGCTCTCCCTATTGTAGCCCATGCACTTCATGAAAAATGCCGCGAACTGAAGCGGAATGCCCCGATTTTTAACTGGGAAGGGCCTGAAGGGCTTGATATTGATTATAGAGAGTAA
- a CDS encoding ArsR family transcriptional regulator, which produces MGKRTRIINDPSYLVPLLRTFGSRTHKRIFDALSSKWMTKAEIDEFMGADSSKSLHILKKAGLLESQWRVPEAGQKPSKEYHSSYSKVQVNFQCSFEDLSDIIMLTFKPYEEVKDAMEELEKLVEEGNTSMSNLTRTLNRNPFYICAVARRSERLSVMGQRLKVIEDVEENYD; this is translated from the coding sequence ATGGGTAAAAGAACTCGAATAATTAACGATCCTTCCTATTTAGTACCATTACTCAGGACTTTTGGGTCAAGAACTCACAAAAGAATATTTGACGCACTTTCAAGCAAATGGATGACAAAAGCAGAAATAGATGAATTCATGGGCGCAGACTCATCAAAAAGCCTTCATATTCTGAAAAAAGCCGGGCTCCTGGAAAGCCAGTGGAGAGTTCCGGAAGCAGGACAAAAACCCTCTAAAGAATACCACAGTTCCTACTCCAAGGTTCAGGTTAATTTCCAGTGTTCTTTTGAGGATTTGAGCGATATCATCATGCTGACCTTCAAGCCATACGAAGAAGTCAAAGATGCGATGGAAGAACTGGAAAAGCTGGTAGAAGAAGGCAATACCTCCATGAGCAACCTCACAAGGACGCTTAATAGAAACCCATTTTATATTTGTGCCGTCGCCCGTAGATCTGAAAGGCTTTCTGTAATGGGACAAAGGTTAAAAGTAATTGAAGATGTAGAGGAGAACTACGATTGA
- a CDS encoding MarR family transcriptional regulator, with the protein MIKILQTKSGVTKFQVLIEIAAHQPNVRQKEIAAKIGITPQAVSEYIKELVNDGLIVTEGRVRYRITKEGVEWVLENATEMKQYARFVMEDIISHVSTWTAIAKENVKKDQRVYLKMEKGLLYVSSTEKTGASGNVISDAPAGEDVGVTSLRGLIDLENATITICKVPRIERGGSRKVDIERLRILTSSKPYIAAIGVEALIALRKLDITPNVMFGSNESVIEAAYHGLSSIVVSVDEQVPSLLNRLETENLEYELVDLALE; encoded by the coding sequence ATGATCAAAATCCTCCAGACTAAAAGCGGAGTAACCAAGTTTCAGGTGCTTATCGAAATTGCAGCCCACCAGCCGAATGTAAGACAAAAAGAAATTGCCGCAAAGATAGGAATAACTCCCCAGGCAGTTTCCGAATATATTAAAGAACTTGTAAATGACGGGCTGATAGTTACTGAGGGCCGGGTCAGGTACAGGATTACAAAAGAGGGTGTGGAATGGGTCCTTGAAAATGCCACAGAAATGAAGCAGTACGCCCGTTTTGTCATGGAGGATATAATCAGCCATGTTTCAACCTGGACAGCGATTGCAAAAGAGAATGTAAAGAAAGACCAGCGAGTATACCTGAAAATGGAAAAAGGACTCCTGTACGTAAGCAGCACGGAAAAAACAGGTGCATCAGGCAATGTAATTTCCGACGCACCTGCTGGGGAAGATGTAGGAGTAACGAGCCTGCGAGGCCTAATCGACCTGGAAAATGCTACAATTACAATCTGCAAAGTTCCGAGGATTGAGCGTGGAGGCTCAAGAAAGGTAGATATCGAACGCTTGAGGATCCTGACAAGCTCAAAACCCTATATAGCAGCTATAGGCGTGGAAGCACTTATCGCCCTGCGCAAGCTCGACATAACCCCAAATGTTATGTTTGGAAGTAATGAATCAGTTATTGAGGCTGCATACCATGGTTTATCATCCATTGTAGTCTCAGTAGATGAACAGGTTCCTTCCCTACTTAACAGGCTGGAAACCGAAAATCTTGAGTACGAACTCGTAGACTTGGCTCTCGAATAA
- a CDS encoding metallophosphoesterase, producing MKLIVLSDTHMKNGEIPQQLKTLLKECDIIVHAGDFSTVKAYNAFNASGKLKAVFGNDDTSELKRLLPERLKFEVEGVKIGVVHEGGLSVNDTTAQGYLAKEMDVDILIFGHLHRPLIEKRDVVLVCPGSPTRPRMSNPSVVELVIEKGSINGRIITLEGDTCDYIKFRDSLEIRKQEKSRKNKKA from the coding sequence ATGAAGTTGATTGTGCTTTCCGATACTCATATGAAAAACGGAGAAATCCCCCAGCAACTTAAAACACTCCTGAAAGAGTGTGACATTATAGTCCATGCAGGGGATTTCAGTACTGTAAAAGCCTATAACGCCTTCAACGCCAGCGGCAAATTAAAGGCTGTTTTTGGAAACGATGACACTTCTGAACTCAAAAGGCTCCTTCCAGAAAGGTTGAAATTCGAAGTTGAAGGTGTAAAAATCGGAGTTGTACACGAAGGAGGGCTTTCGGTTAACGATACAACTGCACAGGGTTACCTGGCAAAAGAAATGGATGTAGACATTCTGATTTTCGGCCATCTGCACAGGCCTTTGATAGAGAAAAGAGATGTTGTGCTTGTTTGCCCTGGTTCCCCTACCAGACCCAGGATGTCAAACCCAAGTGTTGTAGAACTTGTAATTGAAAAAGGAAGCATTAATGGCAGGATAATTACCCTTGAGGGAGATACCTGCGATTATATAAAGTTCCGGGATTCCCTGGAGATACGCAAGCAGGAAAAAAGCCGGAAAAATAAAAAGGCTTAA